The Ziziphus jujuba cultivar Dongzao chromosome 7, ASM3175591v1 genome includes a region encoding these proteins:
- the LOC107435939 gene encoding UPF0481 protein At3g47200-like — MASVYLHDKEKQDILTEPFLDKQRTYPEGSIMERGLASDQHNINIIEIPKDLEPYPPKETCWIQRVPEKLRNIREEAYTPQLVSFGPLHYGNPKLKPMQVHKIKYEQEFWNRDFCKHIPKEERMKFMETEDWLEDFQSKYAVTFESVDRSELKRLILQDACFISELFLRNYEIQLYNEKRQSKTPENLPQEINRHSEDYILRRPWLTEAIRQDLILLENQLPYSVLTDLFDFIFNPTPVKVPEYLPELDEKSKRHDFFLKIAAEFFLKYYKFGEPPANGAAAAESTFLDIFQTKEKIDCDQFKDIPIKHFTDLVRKFMLPVDWMRTNNKDKPSDDSCVRCLYSAKQLDRAGVKCGPPGPGDKKVRLTDIKKKDGLCLGNGFCCYWINGCCLDLQIPELSVKDDTECIMRNVMALELFVYPREPFICNYVFLLDQLISTEEDVQFLIDKKFVSN, encoded by the exons ATGGCTTCTGTATACCTACATGATAAGGAGAAACAAGATATTTTAACGGAGCCTTTCCTTGACAAGCAGAGAACATATCCAGAGGGTTCGATTAT GGAAAGGGGACTGGCATCTGACCaacataatattaatattatcgaGATTCCAAAGGACTTGGAACCTTACCCGCCGAAAGAGACGTGTTGGATCCAGAGGGTTCCGGAAAAGCTCAGAAATATACGCGAAGAAGCTTACACTCCCCAGCTAGTTTCCTTTGGCCCTCTTCACTATGGCAATCCAAAGCTGAAGCCAATGCAGGTTCATAAGATCAAATATGAGCAAGAATTCTGGAATCGCGACTTCTGTAAACATATTCCGAAAGAGGAAAGGATGAAATTCATGGAAACAGAAGATTGGCTGGAAGACTTCCAGAGTAAGTATGCAGTGACGTTTGAGTCTGTAGATAGGTCGGAGTTGAAACGCTTGATTTTACAAGATGCCTGCTTCATCTCTGAGCTCTTCTTGAGAAACTATGAAATTCAGCTATATAATGAGAAGAGGCAAAGTAAGACTCCGGAGAACCTGCCTCAGGAAATCAACAGACATTCAGAGGACTACATATTGAGAAGACCATGGCTGACGGAAGCTATAAGACAGGACTTGATACTGCTggaaaatcagctcccatattcTGTTCTCACTGATCTATTCGACTTCATTTTCAACCCCACTCCAGTTAAAGTGCCTGAGTATCTACCAGAACTAGATGAGAAAAGTAAAAGGCATGATTTCTTTCTCAAAATTGCCGCTGAATTCTTccttaaatattacaaatttggAGAACCTCCAGCCAACGGTGCCGCTGCCGCGGAATCAACATTCCTGGATATATTCCAGACCAAGGAAAAAATCGATTGTGATCAATTCAAGGATATTCCGATCAAACATTTCACTGATTTGGTTAGAAAATTTATGCTTCCGGTCGACTGGATGAGGACGAACAATAAGGACAAACCTTCTGATGACAGTTGCGTCCGCTGTCTCTATTCTGCAAAGCAGCTGGATAGAGCGGGGGTGAAGTGTGGGCCTCCTGGACCTGGAGATAAAAAAGTTAGACTAACTGACATAAAGAAGAAGGATGGCCTCTGTCTGGGGAATGGCTTCTGTTGCTATTGGATAAATGGGTGCTGTTTGGATTTGCAAATCCCTGAATTGAGTGTAAAAGACGACACCGAATGCATTATGAGAAACGTCATGGCGTTGGAGCTGTTTGTTTATCCACGGGAGCCTTTTATCTGCAATTATGTTTTTCTGCTGGATCAACTCATCAGCACTGAAGAAGATGTGCAATTTCTAATTGACAAGAAATTTGTTAGCAACTAG